The following is a genomic window from Oncorhynchus masou masou isolate Uvic2021 chromosome 6, UVic_Omas_1.1, whole genome shotgun sequence.
agagacaatgataaacagctgcctctaattgagaaccaatctaggcaaccatagacatacataaacacctagatggtaaacaaccccataaacttACAAAACCACTAGACAGTAAAAAATTCATACATCtcacatgtcacaccctgacctaaccaaaatatataaagaaaacaaagaatactcaggtcagggtgtgacacagggGAGCTTATTTTTTTCCAGTTACACACTTGTACAAGTATGTCTTGCATATACCAACTCCCCCTAAGACACCAGCAGGGAATGGGTTAaatgctttgctcaagggcacagcgacagatttttcaccttgtcggccatggtattcaaaccagcgactCTTTGGTTACCGACCGAACGCTCTAACTTCAAGGTTATCTGCCACCCCCACTGAAGCTAAAGTTTTGTAAGTCAAACTTAAGGATAATTTATGATAATTAAAGTGGATGAAGTGATATCAACAACAAATATGGCAAATACTGCAAATACTGCAATGGCAAATATTGTTATAGAGACAACTGACTTGGCCTACTGTCAGTTATTTTGAAGCTTTAAAAAGAACTATGGAGGGAGCAAGGCAATCATACAGCAATGAATTACAAGCGCACATGCATTGACAACATCTCAGTCCATTACTACAACAGAATAACATTTATTAATTTCAAATGAAGTGTTACAAAAGCACATGCATTGACAACATCTCAGTCCATTACTACAACAGAATACAGGAATCAGACATTAAAAGACAACAGAGAAGTTACACAAGACATCTGAAGAAAGTCACACTTTTGTTTGACTGCACAAACATTGCTATTTATAGTCTTCCTGATATGACACTTTCCTGTCCATATGTTAAGTCTCAGATACACTGTACAGCTTGAAACTAGAGCACAAATTCTGTCCGGTACAATCCCAGAAACTGTTATTGACTATTGTGATGTCTAATGAAATCTATGCCAACGTAGAGTTTGATAATGACAACGTTGAGGATATTTATACCAATAAAGAGACCATCAATTCTCATGACTCCAGAAGCAAGACAAAGGACGTCTCCACAAAGAGTAGACCACAGGCTACAAACCAAGGTACAGAGAGCTTAGAGAGGAGATCCACCAGAGATGCTGCAATGTGTCTGGGGCTGCTGTGTGTTCTCCTACTGGCTGGGATCATAGGCCTGTTTGTCTATTATAATGGAGAGATGGGCAGTTTTGAAGAGAACACCTTAGTTTATAAAACCAACTGCTCAGCTGAACAAGACCAGTTGCAGACCAAGTACAATACCATGACTAAAGATAGGGACCAGCTACAGGTTGAAAGAGACAATCTTCAAGAAAAGTTCTCTGTGGTAGAGCAACACACACAACAGGGATGGAGGTATTACAAGTCCACTTTTTACTTTACCTCTACTGAGAAGAAAACCTGGGAGGGGAGCCGAGAGGACTGTCGGGGAAGAGAAGCAGATCTGGTGGTAATAAACAGCAGAGAGGAATATGTATTTATCCATGGATTGACCAAAGAGACGTTCTGGATTGGTCTGACTGACCAAGTTGAAGAGGGGATCTGGAAGTGGGTGGACAGGACAGCACTGACCACAGCATACTGGGGCAGAGAACAGCCTAATAATCAGAACGGAATGGAGGAGGATTGTGCTGCGCGATGGTCCGTTCTTTCTATCACAGACAACGGCTGGCATGATGCACCTTGCAACGAATTGCACTTTTGGATATGTGAGAAAATTGCCTTCCTGTAACTGAACTATAACTAAAATAAGCCAAAAGGAAAGTTATGGCTCTGTCACATTGATTTCCATTACAAAATACCAGTGCTTATGTTTTCGCATTAATCAAAAATGATTTAAAGTTTTATGTATTTGGTTTTATTATATTGGATCTCTTGGAGAGACATCTTACTCATTTTATTCTTTCAattaaaaaatatacaaaaattgAGTCTGGACACTTTTCTTATCTAAACAAATATGTCTGATGTCAACTTATTAATTTTTTACTACAACTACAACAATCGTCAGATCCTTGATTttcatgtaataataataatttcaggGTGTCACGTTTgttgaatggaggagaccaaggcacagtgTGATTTGAATACATGTTGAATATTTAATGAAGACGGACACTaaacaaactacaaaaacaataaaacgaATGTGAAGCTATACTACAAATGTGCAGAgacaggcaactagacatagacaataacccacaaaatacccaaagaagatggctgcctaaatatggttcccaatcagagacaatgataaacagctgcctctaattgagaaccaatctaggcaaccatagacatacataaacacctagatggtaaacaaccccataaacttacaaaacccctagacagtaaaAAATTTATACATctcccatgtcacaccctgacctaaccaaaatatataaagaaaacaaagaatactcaggtcagggtgtgacacagggGAGCTTATTTTTTTCCAGTTACACACTTGTACAAGTATGTCTTGCATATACCAACTCCCCCTAAGACACCAGCAGGGAATGGGTTAaatgctttgctcaagggcacaacgacagatttttcaccttgtcggccaTGGTATTCAAACCAGCGAGTCGCTGGTTACCGACCGAACGCTCTAACTTCAAGGTTATCTGCCACCCCCACTGAAGCTAAAGTTTTGTAAGTCAAACTTAAGGATAATTTATGATAATTAAAGCGGATGAAGTGATATCAACAACAAATATGGCAAATACTGCAAATACTGCAATGGCAAATATTGTTATAGAGACAACTGACTTGGCCTACTGTCAGTTATTTTGAAGCTTTAAAAAGAACTATGGAGGGAGCAAGGCAATCATACAGCAATGAATTACAAGCGCACATGCATTGACAACATCTCAGTCCATTACTACAACAGAATAACATTTATTAATTTCAAATGAAGTGTTACAAAAGCACATGCATTGACAACATCTCAGTCCATTACTACAACAGAATACAGGAATCAGACATTAAAAGACAACAGAGAAGTTACACAAGACATCTGAAGAAAGTCACACTTTTGTTTGACTGCACAAACATTGCTATTTATAGTCTTCCTGATAAGACACTTTCCTGTCCATATGTTAAGTCTCAGATTCACTGTACAGCTTGAAACTAGAGCACAAATTCTGTCAGGTACAATCCCAGAAACTGTTATTGACTATTGTGATGTCTAATGAAATCTATGCCAACGTAGAGTTTGATAATGACAACGTTGAGGATATTTATACCAATAAAGAGACCATCAATTCTCATGACTCCAGAAGCAAGACAAAGGACGTCTCCACAAAGAGTAGACCACAGGCTACAAACCAAGGTACAGAGAGCTTAGAGAGGAGATCCACCAGAGATGCTGCAATGTGTCTGGGGCTGCTGTGTGTTCTCCTACTGGCTGGGATCATAGGCCTGTTTGTCTATTATAATGGAGAGATGGGCAGTTTTGAAGAGAACACCTTAGTTTATAAAACCAACTGCTCAGCTGAACAAGACAAGTTGCAGACCATGTACAATACCATGAACATGTGCATTCTGATGGATCTCTACTGTCAATCAATCAATTCCAAGAAAGATTTTGATTATTCAAGGCCAATTTCTGTATATCCTTACAACTCAGAAATCTTAGTCAATCGCTTCAACAAAATGTGGATGAACCTAAGGCATATAGCATAGAAGAAATACTGAAAGAAGCTGCTAAGCCAAAGAATATGATTGCCAAGTTATGTCAAGGGATGACTGAAACTCGGCCAGATGGTTCAGAACCTGTAAAGCACTGTTTCCCAAtctcggtcctggggaccccaacgGGTGCACATTTGgggttttgccctagcact
Proteins encoded in this region:
- the LOC135541012 gene encoding CD209 antigen-like protein C, whose translation is MSNEIYANVEFDNDNVEDIYTNKETINSHDSRSKTKDVSTKSRPQATNQGTESLERRSTRDAAMCLGLLCVLLLAGIIGLFVYYNGEMGSFEENTLVYKTNCSAEQDQLQTKYNTMTKDRDQLQVERDNLQEKFSVVEQHTQQGWRYYKSTFYFTSTEKKTWEGSREDCRGREADLVVINSREEYVFIHGLTKETFWIGLTDQVEEGIWKWVDRTALTTAYWGREQPNNQNGMEEDCAARWSVLSITDNGWHDAPCNELHFWICEKIAFL